The following coding sequences are from one Hymenobacter sp. DG25A window:
- a CDS encoding T9SS type A sorting domain-containing protein — translation MRTLYKLLGSFLLLFYFFSTSDALAASCSNQIKVNYYNPDGTSAPTVTINNGSSGAPIPVCSNVGTSTILYVSSTSDAKLSLYRLDGTTEVLITSGVRAADAQIAFTVTPTTNTRYRIRSQAQSCSGGTTDNYGDVTLQPSLGVTSSVASLCSGGPVTLIATGSQSGVYAWYIGGVLQSETGTTITRTLTATTTFTVTAFTNSTCGNSSQEITVPVNSLTVTPITNTVCSGAAATFTATYSGSAATFRWYNSAGTLVQTTGPGISSTFTTGNLTTATTYRVDATTADCSTTLTQNLSVAIAPITATITPSTTIVCNNGAVTLTAGSNNANATYQWLSSSTANGTFTNISGATGPTYSFVAGSPAPDLFYQVTATGRTAAGVAVCSATSATATVTKVASATNSVSPTAATVCAGTPTTLTATSNITGATYAWYTSTSSQVLSTSATYTPSPTTTTTYKVDIVTSCGTQTLSSVITVNPLPTVTATASPTAVCAGVNSQLTASGATTYSWLPATNLSNASIANPVFNSSTAGTYTYTVTGTNANGCVNTATVTVTVNALPVVTITPAAPATCAGTPVQLTASGATSYSWLPATNLSAANIANPVFTSSTAGTYTYTVTGTNASGCTSTQTVTVTVNPTPVVSALTSNNPVCAGNSVNLVATATNAASYTWSRTLNGVTTALGTTTTNTLSTQAPAVTNSTVYTYAVFATSSAGCASVERTVAVTVNPLPTITAITSNPASPICIGTQITLTTTGTNVSSYRWRSRPAGSTTYTTLTGETSASLITTPTESTTYEVVGISSFGCSQTSPRTLTINVNPLPTVSVTPAAPAYCAGGSTSLTASGATSYTWSPATGLSATTGATVTANPSVTTTYTVTGTNNGCTNTATVTVTVNPLPTVSASAAPATICAGSSSTLTASTTSTGTITYSWSTGQTGASISVNPAATTTYTVTATNSATSCTNTATVTVTVNPTPVVSALTGNSPVCSGLNVNLAATASNATSYTWTRRLGAGAVTTLATTTTNTYSTPAPAVSSPTAYTYGVVATSSASCVSTERTVDVTVNPLPTISSITSNPANGVVCLNSSISLTTAGSNVSSYQWSKRIGTSGGFTVITGETSASLSDSPTQNTTYRVIGTSSFGCVDTGAQAFDVTVNPLPTVAVTPASPTITQGSSTPLTASGAVSYSWSPADGLDVTTGATVNASPSATTTYTVTGTSASGCLNTQQVTVTVSKPLPVELISFTAAWTGKHPTLNWATASERNSAYFDIERSVDGGRTFKVVGQVAGAGTASTRTDYKFDDMSLTQATVGTVFYRLRQVDLDKKSNTSVIRSVQVPAAAQTFQAGVYPNPYENTVTVQFNTLGAGAVYLTVHDVLGQRLLQKTVNYGAAGEQELKLPQAASWPTGVYYLTIRQGNQQKVVKMSRR, via the coding sequence AAATTACTATAATCCGGACGGAACCTCGGCACCAACTGTCACCATCAATAATGGTTCGTCAGGCGCCCCGATACCCGTTTGTTCGAACGTAGGTACCTCTACCATCCTTTATGTATCTTCTACTTCTGATGCAAAGTTATCCCTATACCGGTTGGATGGTACCACAGAGGTCCTCATTACCAGTGGTGTAAGAGCTGCCGATGCGCAAATAGCTTTTACAGTTACTCCCACTACTAATACACGGTACCGGATCCGGTCACAAGCACAATCTTGTAGCGGTGGCACAACCGATAACTACGGTGATGTTACGCTGCAGCCATCTCTGGGGGTTACGTCAAGCGTAGCCAGTTTATGCTCCGGAGGGCCCGTTACGTTAATCGCTACTGGTTCTCAGTCGGGCGTTTATGCTTGGTATATCGGTGGCGTTTTACAAAGCGAAACGGGAACAACTATTACCCGCACCCTGACTGCCACTACCACTTTTACGGTAACAGCTTTCACCAACAGCACGTGCGGCAACAGCAGCCAGGAAATTACCGTTCCGGTAAATAGCCTCACGGTTACGCCTATCACCAACACAGTTTGCTCCGGGGCAGCAGCAACCTTTACGGCTACCTATTCCGGAAGCGCCGCCACTTTCAGGTGGTATAATTCGGCGGGAACACTCGTGCAGACAACGGGGCCCGGTATCTCTTCTACGTTTACTACCGGCAACTTAACTACCGCCACTACCTACCGTGTAGATGCAACTACTGCTGATTGCAGCACTACGTTAACCCAAAACCTAAGCGTAGCCATTGCGCCTATTACCGCCACTATTACGCCCAGCACCACTATCGTATGTAATAATGGCGCGGTTACCCTGACTGCTGGCTCCAATAATGCCAATGCCACATACCAGTGGTTAAGCTCCAGTACTGCCAATGGTACGTTCACCAATATCTCTGGTGCTACAGGCCCTACTTATAGCTTTGTTGCTGGTAGCCCCGCCCCTGACCTGTTTTACCAGGTAACGGCAACAGGTAGAACCGCAGCTGGTGTTGCGGTGTGCTCGGCTACCTCTGCTACTGCAACAGTTACTAAAGTTGCCTCCGCTACTAACTCGGTTTCTCCTACGGCTGCTACTGTTTGTGCCGGTACGCCTACCACACTAACGGCTACTTCCAACATTACGGGTGCTACTTATGCCTGGTACACTTCGACCTCAAGCCAGGTACTTTCCACTTCCGCTACTTATACACCCAGCCCTACTACAACTACTACTTATAAAGTTGACATTGTTACCAGCTGCGGAACACAAACCCTGAGTTCGGTAATAACCGTGAATCCCTTGCCAACGGTGACGGCCACGGCTTCGCCGACGGCCGTGTGCGCCGGGGTGAACAGCCAGCTGACAGCCAGCGGGGCGACTACCTACAGCTGGTTGCCGGCCACGAACCTGAGCAATGCGAGCATTGCCAACCCGGTCTTTAACTCCAGCACAGCGGGCACTTATACCTACACCGTCACGGGCACCAACGCCAATGGCTGCGTGAATACGGCCACGGTGACTGTCACGGTCAATGCCCTGCCGGTAGTGACCATTACCCCGGCTGCCCCCGCTACCTGCGCCGGCACCCCGGTGCAGCTGACGGCCAGCGGCGCTACTTCGTACAGCTGGTTGCCGGCCACCAACCTGAGCGCAGCCAACATTGCCAACCCGGTGTTCACTTCCAGCACGGCGGGTACTTACACTTACACGGTCACGGGCACCAACGCTAGTGGCTGCACAAGTACCCAGACGGTCACCGTCACGGTCAATCCGACGCCAGTGGTGTCTGCCTTAACGAGCAACAACCCCGTGTGCGCGGGCAATAGCGTGAACCTGGTAGCAACGGCTACCAATGCCGCCAGCTATACCTGGAGCCGTACCCTGAACGGGGTTACCACTGCACTAGGGACGACTACAACCAACACGCTGAGCACGCAAGCCCCGGCAGTAACCAACTCGACGGTGTATACCTATGCCGTATTCGCGACAAGTAGCGCCGGCTGCGCCTCGGTTGAACGTACTGTGGCCGTAACAGTCAACCCACTGCCGACTATTACGGCTATTACGTCTAACCCTGCTTCGCCCATTTGCATAGGCACTCAAATCACACTCACTACAACAGGTACTAATGTTTCCAGTTATCGGTGGCGTAGCAGACCAGCAGGGTCAACTACATACACCACGTTGACTGGAGAAACGTCCGCTTCACTAATAACTACACCAACTGAAAGTACAACATATGAGGTAGTAGGTATTAGCAGCTTCGGTTGTTCTCAAACTAGTCCACGCACACTCACCATTAATGTGAACCCATTGCCGACGGTGTCGGTGACTCCGGCCGCGCCGGCTTATTGCGCTGGCGGGTCGACTAGCCTGACGGCCAGTGGTGCTACTTCGTACACCTGGTCGCCGGCCACGGGCCTGAGTGCGACGACAGGCGCCACTGTTACGGCAAACCCATCTGTGACGACCACCTACACCGTCACGGGCACCAACAATGGCTGCACTAACACAGCTACGGTGACAGTGACGGTTAATCCGTTGCCGACAGTATCGGCCTCGGCTGCTCCGGCCACTATCTGCGCAGGCAGCTCCTCGACGCTGACGGCTTCGACCACTAGCACAGGCACGATTACTTATAGCTGGTCCACAGGCCAGACAGGAGCTTCTATCTCTGTTAACCCGGCGGCAACGACCACTTACACGGTAACGGCCACCAACTCAGCCACGAGCTGCACGAATACGGCCACGGTGACCGTGACGGTCAATCCAACCCCGGTGGTGTCGGCCTTAACGGGCAACAGCCCCGTGTGCTCGGGCCTCAACGTGAACCTGGCAGCCACAGCCAGCAACGCCACCAGCTATACCTGGACGCGTCGCCTTGGGGCGGGGGCGGTGACCACGCTGGCCACGACCACGACCAACACGTATAGCACGCCGGCTCCGGCAGTGAGCAGCCCAACGGCTTACACCTATGGGGTGGTCGCCACCAGCAGCGCCAGCTGCGTATCAACCGAGCGTACCGTTGATGTTACGGTGAACCCCCTGCCAACCATTAGCTCCATCACATCAAACCCTGCTAATGGTGTTGTCTGCCTTAATTCTTCTATTTCATTAACCACAGCCGGAAGCAATGTTTCTAGCTACCAGTGGTCGAAACGGATAGGTACGTCAGGCGGATTTACGGTTATCACTGGCGAAACATCTGCCTCGCTGTCTGATTCGCCAACGCAGAATACTACCTATCGGGTAATAGGCACCAGCAGCTTTGGTTGCGTCGATACCGGTGCTCAGGCCTTTGATGTCACGGTGAATCCGCTGCCGACGGTTGCAGTGACACCTGCATCACCTACCATTACCCAAGGCTCTTCTACTCCTCTCACGGCCAGTGGTGCTGTTTCCTACTCTTGGTCGCCAGCAGATGGGTTGGACGTTACGACGGGAGCTACTGTAAACGCTAGCCCCAGCGCTACAACTACCTACACCGTAACAGGGACCAGTGCTTCCGGCTGCCTCAATACGCAACAGGTAACGGTAACCGTATCGAAGCCCCTGCCGGTAGAGCTTATCAGCTTCACGGCTGCCTGGACGGGTAAACACCCCACCCTGAACTGGGCTACGGCTTCTGAGCGGAACAGCGCCTACTTTGATATAGAGCGCAGCGTGGATGGCGGCCGTACCTTTAAGGTGGTTGGCCAGGTAGCCGGTGCCGGTACGGCCAGTACCCGCACAGACTACAAGTTTGACGATATGAGCCTCACCCAGGCTACCGTAGGTACCGTGTTTTACCGCTTGCGGCAGGTTGATCTGGACAAGAAGTCCAACACCTCAGTCATTCGTTCAGTGCAGGTTCCGGCGGCAGCGCAAACCTTCCAGGCTGGCGTATACCCTAACCCGTATGAAAATACGGTAACGGTGCAGTTCAACACCCTGGGTGCGGGCGCAGTGTACCTGACGGTGCATGACGTATTGGGCCAGCGCTTGCTGCAAAAAACAGTGAACTACGGCGCTGCCGGCGAGCAGGAGCTGAAACTGCCACAGGCCGCCAGCTGGCCAACCGGTGTGTACTACCTGACTATCCGCCAGGGTAATCAGCAGAAAGTAGTGAAGATGAGCCGCCGCTAA
- a CDS encoding aspartate-semialdehyde dehydrogenase yields MKVAIVGATGLVGGEMLKVLAERQFPVTELLPVASEKSVGQEIEFQGRKFKVVSMDDAIAARPDVAIFSAGGSVSKEQAPRFAEVGTVVIDNSSAWRMDPTKKLVVPEINAKDLTSADKIIANPNCSTIQMVLALHTLHDAYRIKRIVVSTYQSVTGTGKKAVDQLMAERAGTPDAAPRAYPHTIDLNVLPHIDVFEENGYTKEEMKMVKETKKIMGDDSIQVTATTVRIPVVGGHSEAINVEFEKEFELADVYKILAQTEGVEVVDDPAQNRYPMPKDAHGKDAVLVGRIRRDESQPRTLNMWVVADNLRKGAATNAVQIAEKMLEMGLLK; encoded by the coding sequence ATGAAAGTCGCAATTGTAGGAGCCACCGGCCTGGTTGGGGGCGAAATGCTGAAAGTGCTGGCCGAGCGCCAGTTTCCCGTTACCGAGCTACTGCCCGTAGCTTCGGAAAAATCGGTGGGTCAGGAAATAGAATTTCAGGGCCGAAAATTCAAAGTAGTGAGCATGGACGACGCCATTGCGGCCCGTCCGGACGTAGCCATTTTCTCGGCGGGCGGCTCCGTATCCAAAGAGCAGGCCCCGCGTTTTGCGGAAGTGGGCACCGTGGTGATTGACAACTCCTCAGCCTGGCGCATGGACCCTACCAAAAAGCTGGTGGTGCCCGAAATCAACGCCAAAGACCTGACTTCCGCTGATAAAATCATTGCCAACCCTAACTGTTCCACCATTCAGATGGTGCTGGCCCTGCATACCCTGCACGATGCCTACCGCATCAAGCGCATTGTGGTAAGCACCTACCAGAGCGTTACGGGCACGGGCAAGAAAGCCGTAGACCAACTCATGGCAGAGCGCGCCGGCACGCCCGATGCCGCGCCCCGTGCCTACCCGCATACCATTGACCTGAACGTGCTGCCTCACATTGATGTGTTTGAGGAAAACGGTTACACCAAGGAGGAAATGAAGATGGTGAAGGAGACCAAGAAAATCATGGGCGACGACTCCATTCAGGTAACCGCTACCACCGTGCGCATTCCCGTAGTAGGCGGCCACTCCGAGGCCATTAACGTGGAGTTTGAAAAGGAATTCGAGCTGGCTGATGTCTATAAAATCCTTGCCCAAACTGAAGGTGTGGAAGTGGTGGACGACCCAGCGCAGAACCGCTACCCCATGCCCAAAGATGCCCACGGCAAAGATGCCGTGCTGGTAGGCCGCATCCGCCGCGACGAGTCTCAGCCCCGCACCCTGAACATGTGGGTGGTGGCCGATAACCTGCGCAAAGGCGCGGCGACTAACGCCGTACAGATTGCAGAGAAAATGCTGGAAATGGGACTGCTGAAGTAA
- a CDS encoding alpha/beta fold hydrolase, whose protein sequence is MSDAHPTLLFLHGFGESREVWTDFTRGFPDEYRLLTLNLLGHGTNVHDIRDYSMEAQARYVAEQLRQKSVEKALLVCHSMGGYVALAFAERYPEMVAGMVLFHSTALPDTEEKKANRDKNMDFVRRNGVEKFMESFIRPLFAPVNRERLLERREFLEDIGKATPQDTVLGALQAMRDRPDRTQVLRNARFPVLFVVGKEDVAVSVESILPQLALPAQSHALLLSNVGHLGYFEEPEVTCRAVMNFAGGVFGK, encoded by the coding sequence ATGTCCGACGCTCACCCCACGCTACTCTTCCTCCACGGCTTCGGCGAATCACGGGAGGTCTGGACGGATTTTACCCGCGGCTTTCCGGACGAGTACCGTTTGCTCACGCTAAACCTGCTGGGGCACGGCACCAACGTGCACGATATCCGGGACTACTCCATGGAAGCCCAGGCGCGCTACGTGGCGGAACAGCTACGGCAGAAAAGCGTGGAGAAGGCCCTGCTGGTGTGCCATAGCATGGGCGGCTATGTGGCGCTGGCATTTGCCGAGCGCTACCCCGAGATGGTAGCCGGTATGGTGCTATTCCACTCCACCGCCCTGCCCGATACGGAAGAGAAGAAAGCCAACCGCGACAAGAACATGGATTTCGTGCGCCGCAATGGGGTGGAGAAGTTCATGGAGTCGTTTATCCGGCCTCTGTTTGCGCCCGTGAACCGGGAGCGGCTGCTGGAGCGCCGCGAGTTTCTGGAGGATATCGGCAAAGCTACCCCGCAGGATACCGTGCTGGGCGCCCTGCAAGCCATGCGCGACCGGCCGGACCGTACGCAGGTGCTGCGCAATGCCCGGTTCCCGGTGCTGTTCGTTGTGGGAAAAGAGGATGTGGCCGTATCAGTGGAAAGCATTTTGCCACAACTGGCCCTGCCCGCGCAAAGCCATGCCCTGCTCCTGAGCAATGTAGGCCACCTGGGCTATTTTGAAGAGCCGGAAGTTACCTGCCGGGCAGTAATGAACTTCGCGGGTGGGGTGTTTGGAAAGTAA